One Bosea sp. 685 DNA segment encodes these proteins:
- a CDS encoding PhzF family phenazine biosynthesis protein, which translates to MRNYKVVDAFTTRPLLGNPVAVILDSDGLDTEAMQAIARWTNLSETTFVLPPTTPDADYRLRIFTPGSELPFAGHPTLGSAHAILEAGMASPRNGKLVQECGVGLVEIAVVGRGADQVLTLSLPAATVTTLSREDVDEIEAIIGAAVKREAPPALVNVGPLWVIAELSSVEALLALKPDFARSAAFERRIGATGITLFAQRDAGGPEIEVRTFAPSCGVYEDPVCGSGNGSIAVFRHARGLLPAAGARYEAAQGRCVGRDGKISLSVDADGKVQVGGSCITTVNGTLAA; encoded by the coding sequence ATGCGCAATTACAAGGTCGTCGACGCTTTCACCACGCGGCCCTTGCTGGGCAATCCCGTCGCCGTCATTCTCGACAGCGACGGATTGGACACGGAGGCGATGCAGGCGATAGCGCGTTGGACCAATCTGTCCGAGACGACCTTCGTGCTGCCGCCGACGACGCCTGATGCGGATTATCGGCTGCGCATCTTCACGCCGGGGTCCGAGCTGCCCTTCGCCGGGCATCCGACGCTGGGCAGCGCGCATGCGATTCTCGAGGCTGGCATGGCGAGCCCGAGAAATGGCAAGCTCGTGCAGGAGTGCGGCGTCGGCCTGGTGGAGATCGCCGTCGTCGGCCGGGGCGCCGACCAGGTCCTGACGCTGTCGCTCCCGGCCGCTACGGTTACGACCCTATCGCGCGAGGATGTCGACGAAATCGAGGCCATCATCGGCGCGGCCGTCAAGCGCGAGGCGCCTCCCGCGCTCGTCAATGTCGGCCCCCTCTGGGTTATCGCAGAGCTTTCGAGTGTCGAGGCCTTATTGGCGCTGAAGCCTGATTTTGCGCGATCCGCGGCTTTCGAGCGACGCATCGGCGCCACCGGCATCACCCTTTTCGCGCAACGCGACGCGGGCGGGCCGGAGATCGAGGTGCGGACATTCGCCCCCTCCTGCGGCGTCTACGAGGACCCGGTGTGCGGCAGCGGCAATGGCAGCATCGCGGTGTTCCGCCATGCTCGCGGGCTGCTGCCTGCCGCCGGTGCGCGCTATGAGGCCGCACAGGGTCGCTGCGTCGGACGTGACGGCAAGATTTCCCTGTCCGTGGACGCGGACGGCAAGGTCCAGGTCGGCGGATCCTGCATCACCACGGTGAATGGCACCCTGGCCGCCTGA
- a CDS encoding HlyD family type I secretion periplasmic adaptor subunit, whose translation MSRATQPAEAPPEFKSSLRSLALLGGAGVALFAGTVGVWAVATTLSGAVVASGQFVVDGNVKKVQHATGGVVGELRVREGDRVEQDQVVIRLDDTVTRANLQVVTKQLDEFAARRARLQAERDRKEAVTVAPELAQRMSEPEIEELVLAEQSLFEARRIARDGQKAQLAKRMGQLSDEISGLRSQQSGRDRQAVLIEEELHGVRGLYAKNLVSLSRKTQLEREAASLEGQKGQLIASVAQAEGKIAETQLQIIGIDDTLREEVMKELREIQGKSAELVERRIAAEDQLKRVDIRATSAGFVHQLAVHTVGGVITPAEPAMLIVPAEDALQVEARINPPDIDQIALGQHAQVKLHAFNQRTTPELAGTVSRISADTSRDQQTGATFYTIRVAVSPQELARIAPNHISAGMQADIFVRTEDRTPLEFIVKPLKDQIAKAFRER comes from the coding sequence ATGAGCCGGGCGACGCAGCCCGCCGAGGCGCCGCCCGAGTTCAAGAGCTCGCTGAGAAGCCTCGCCTTGCTGGGCGGCGCGGGCGTCGCCCTGTTTGCCGGCACGGTCGGGGTCTGGGCGGTCGCGACGACCTTGTCTGGCGCTGTCGTGGCGTCCGGCCAGTTCGTGGTCGATGGCAACGTCAAGAAGGTCCAGCACGCGACCGGCGGCGTCGTCGGCGAGCTTCGGGTCCGCGAGGGTGACCGGGTCGAGCAGGACCAGGTGGTGATCCGGCTCGACGACACCGTCACCCGCGCCAATCTCCAGGTCGTGACCAAGCAGCTCGACGAGTTCGCCGCGCGCCGCGCCCGTCTCCAGGCCGAGCGCGATCGCAAGGAGGCGGTAACGGTCGCTCCCGAACTCGCCCAGCGCATGAGCGAGCCGGAGATCGAAGAACTCGTCCTGGCCGAGCAAAGCCTGTTCGAGGCGCGCCGCATAGCGCGCGACGGCCAGAAGGCGCAGCTCGCCAAGCGGATGGGCCAGCTCTCAGACGAGATCAGCGGGCTGCGCTCGCAGCAATCCGGGCGTGATCGCCAGGCCGTGCTGATCGAGGAGGAATTGCACGGTGTCCGCGGGCTCTATGCCAAGAACCTGGTCTCGCTCAGCCGCAAAACCCAGCTCGAACGCGAAGCCGCCAGCCTCGAAGGCCAGAAGGGCCAGCTCATCGCCTCCGTCGCGCAGGCTGAGGGCAAGATCGCCGAGACGCAGCTCCAGATCATCGGGATCGACGACACGCTGCGCGAGGAGGTGATGAAGGAATTGCGCGAGATTCAAGGAAAGAGCGCCGAACTGGTCGAGCGCCGGATCGCCGCCGAAGACCAGCTCAAGCGCGTCGACATCCGCGCCACCAGCGCGGGCTTCGTGCACCAGCTCGCGGTCCATACCGTCGGCGGCGTCATCACCCCGGCGGAGCCTGCCATGCTGATCGTGCCGGCCGAGGACGCGCTTCAGGTCGAGGCGCGCATCAACCCGCCCGACATCGACCAGATCGCGCTCGGCCAGCACGCCCAGGTCAAGCTCCACGCCTTCAACCAGCGCACCACGCCCGAGCTTGCCGGCACGGTTAGCCGCATCTCGGCCGACACCAGCCGCGACCAGCAGACCGGGGCGACCTTCTACACCATCCGCGTCGCGGTCTCGCCCCAAGAGCTCGCCCGCATCGCACCCAACCACATCAGCGCCGGCATGCAGGCCGACATCTTCGTCAGGACCGAGGACCGCACCCCGCTGGAGTTCATCGTCAAGCCGCTCAAGGACCAGATCGCGAAGGCTTTCAGGGAGAGGTGA
- a CDS encoding type I secretion system permease/ATPase yields MKRAAATPAQSASVVSSALASCRGAFAAVAVFSGIINLLMLSGSFYMLQVYDRVLSSRSVPTLIGISLLLLAAYCLQGFLDAVRVRMLARIGARFDEEVSPAAFAAAQKLPLLGLRADQAMQPIRDLDQIRAFLSSLGPTALFDMPWMPLFFAGCFLLHPWLGWLAVAGGVVILVLTFLTEMGSRDAAKAQMASGAARQAVAEASRRNAEALTAMGMAPAFQAKWRAANLRHVRDWLTGADATSGIGAFAKVFRMVLQSAVLGLGAYLVMRGELSGGVMIAASIMTSRALAPIEIAVAHWKGFVSARQGLKRLKQVLDSPAFLPRERTALPAPARDLSADNLIVAAPGRQLAILQGVSLRLEAGQGLGIIGPSASGKSTLVRALVGVWRPLKGEVRLDGAALEQWEPAALGCHIGYLPQDIELFEGTVAENIGRFSQEASDEAIIAAAKAAGAHDLIVKLEQGYDTRIGEGGASLSGGQRQRVGLARALYGEPFLVVLDEPNSNLDHDGDEALTMAVKGVRERGGIVIVVTHRQTAIAGVDHIAMMADGRIQSFGPKEEILQKVLKQGGLPSVQRQTVAS; encoded by the coding sequence GTGAAGCGTGCCGCTGCTACGCCTGCCCAGAGTGCTTCCGTCGTCTCGTCGGCGCTCGCCTCCTGCCGCGGCGCTTTCGCTGCAGTTGCCGTCTTCTCCGGCATCATCAACCTGTTGATGCTGTCGGGCTCGTTCTACATGCTGCAGGTCTATGACCGGGTGTTGAGCTCGCGCAGCGTGCCGACCTTGATCGGGATCTCGCTCCTGCTGTTGGCGGCCTATTGCCTGCAGGGTTTTCTCGATGCGGTGCGCGTGCGCATGCTAGCGCGGATCGGGGCGCGCTTCGATGAAGAGGTCTCGCCTGCTGCTTTTGCCGCGGCGCAAAAGCTGCCGCTTTTGGGCCTGCGCGCCGACCAGGCGATGCAGCCGATCCGCGATCTCGACCAGATCCGTGCCTTCCTGTCGTCGCTTGGCCCGACCGCCCTGTTCGACATGCCGTGGATGCCGCTGTTCTTCGCCGGCTGCTTCCTGCTGCATCCCTGGCTCGGCTGGCTTGCGGTCGCCGGCGGGGTTGTCATCCTGGTCCTGACCTTCCTGACCGAGATGGGCAGCCGCGACGCTGCCAAGGCGCAGATGGCGAGTGGCGCGGCGCGCCAGGCCGTGGCCGAGGCGAGCCGCCGCAATGCCGAGGCGCTGACCGCGATGGGCATGGCCCCGGCCTTCCAGGCGAAGTGGCGCGCAGCCAATCTCCGCCATGTCCGCGACTGGCTTACTGGGGCGGATGCGACCAGCGGGATCGGCGCCTTCGCAAAAGTCTTCCGCATGGTGCTGCAATCGGCCGTACTGGGCTTAGGCGCCTATCTCGTCATGCGCGGCGAGCTCTCCGGCGGCGTCATGATCGCGGCCTCGATCATGACCTCGCGAGCGCTCGCCCCCATCGAGATCGCGGTCGCGCATTGGAAGGGGTTTGTCTCCGCCAGGCAGGGGCTGAAGCGGCTGAAGCAGGTGCTGGATTCGCCAGCCTTCCTGCCGCGCGAGCGCACCGCCTTGCCGGCGCCCGCCCGCGACCTCTCGGCCGACAACCTGATCGTGGCTGCGCCCGGGCGCCAGCTTGCGATCCTGCAGGGCGTCTCGCTCCGGCTCGAGGCCGGGCAGGGGCTCGGCATCATCGGCCCGAGCGCGTCCGGCAAATCGACGCTCGTGCGTGCATTGGTCGGGGTCTGGCGCCCGCTCAAGGGCGAGGTCAGGCTCGATGGCGCAGCCCTCGAGCAATGGGAGCCGGCCGCGCTTGGCTGCCATATCGGCTATCTCCCGCAGGATATCGAATTGTTCGAGGGCACGGTGGCTGAGAATATCGGCCGCTTTTCCCAGGAGGCCTCCGACGAGGCGATCATCGCAGCGGCAAAGGCTGCCGGCGCGCATGATCTCATCGTCAAGCTGGAGCAGGGCTACGATACCCGCATCGGCGAGGGCGGCGCCTCGCTCTCGGGCGGCCAGCGCCAGCGTGTCGGCCTGGCGCGGGCGCTCTATGGCGAGCCCTTCCTGGTCGTGCTCGACGAGCCCAACTCCAATCTCGACCATGATGGCGACGAGGCCCTGACCATGGCCGTCAAGGGCGTGCGCGAGCGCGGCGGCATCGTCATCGTCGTGACCCATCGCCAGACCGCGATCGCCGGCGTCGACCACATCGCGATGATGGCCGATGGCCGCATCCAGAGTTTTGGACCGAAGGAGGAGATCCTGCAGAAGGTGCTGAAACAGGGAGGCTTGCCGAGCGTGCAGCGCCAGACGGTGGCGTCATGA
- a CDS encoding IS110 family transposase, producing the protein MTQNSPVGIDVSKGWLDLAIASKVVRIDNTAPAILAQIKRLLQAGFTTVGMEPTGGYERLAVSLFREAGFTVLMVDSWRCRQFAKARGNRAKTDPLDARLIADFLVAHEARPFPKPSLSQQELTLWSREIARAQACLLRLQNRLDHIEVEALRRVIETEMDAIRSTVKQAQAAIEVLIAADEEFSAKAELLDSMTGIGPNTIRVLLAEMPELGHIDARKAAALAGVAPYPHDSGKSRGISHIEAGRDALRRSLYLAAFAAKLHNPWAKAIYDGLRKAGKAAKVALIALARRILVVLNAMARNQKPWQFNNKAS; encoded by the coding sequence ATGACACAGAACAGCCCCGTCGGCATCGACGTTTCCAAAGGCTGGCTCGACCTTGCCATCGCCAGCAAGGTCGTGCGGATCGACAATACCGCGCCGGCCATCCTGGCGCAGATCAAGCGTCTGCTGCAGGCCGGCTTCACCACCGTCGGCATGGAACCGACCGGCGGATATGAACGGCTTGCCGTCAGCCTGTTTCGCGAGGCGGGCTTCACCGTGCTGATGGTCGATAGTTGGCGCTGCCGTCAATTCGCCAAGGCACGCGGCAACCGCGCCAAGACCGATCCGCTCGATGCCCGCCTGATCGCCGATTTCCTCGTCGCCCACGAGGCCAGGCCCTTCCCAAAGCCCAGCCTCTCGCAGCAGGAGCTGACGCTCTGGTCGCGTGAGATCGCCCGGGCGCAAGCCTGCCTCCTGCGCCTGCAGAACCGCCTCGATCACATCGAGGTCGAGGCCCTGCGCCGCGTGATCGAGACCGAGATGGACGCCATCCGCAGTACCGTGAAGCAAGCCCAGGCCGCCATCGAAGTGTTGATCGCAGCCGATGAGGAGTTCAGCGCCAAGGCCGAGCTCCTCGACAGCATGACCGGTATCGGACCCAACACCATCCGGGTCCTCCTCGCCGAGATGCCTGAACTCGGCCATATCGACGCCAGGAAGGCTGCGGCGCTGGCCGGCGTCGCGCCCTATCCGCACGACAGCGGCAAATCCCGCGGCATCAGCCACATCGAAGCCGGACGCGACGCCCTGCGGCGCAGCCTCTACCTCGCCGCCTTCGCAGCCAAGCTCCACAATCCCTGGGCCAAGGCCATCTATGACGGCCTGCGCAAAGCCGGCAAAGCCGCCAAAGTCGCCCTCATCGCACTCGCCAGACGTATCCTCGTCGTTCTCAACGCCATGGCGCGCAATCAAAAACCCTGGCAATTCAACAACAAAGCAAGCTGA
- a CDS encoding calcium-binding protein — MLDTAASTKSLQIYQTNDNEAGYASKVAGSPPQYYIGINFTAINKLKFISETGVWVQQDPRLTLAHELLHFSTEAPDPHSAAGRDVPMSDAEVSAAADLRGDATRFQSATATYLNLPNLRQASYLGAMYNTDTRYTSFSEGFSYSEGNLIDNAIVGDGTIASVTTITNIFDRRGHATYVKDLIFGLTGDDTIHGGDGNDYLYGGSGNDTINGDGNDDLIYGGDGNDIIHGGDGNDRILGTELGQSDSSGPQYSDTLYGDDGDDIIWGGGGADFLYGGADNDELSGGDGDDTLDGGDGNDLLYGGVGNDILRGGGDADILTGEGGNDLLVGGNGIDTLLGGDGKDILMPGSDDAVLDGGTGDDWFWFDRGVERPFDLVTDYTISNGEAGDRIFWNGYALMGGEFTIIEEYTQPLPGGGTSTTSIGSYLGEHGIIYNYNPLFSNLQIILPTNEVILLQNFTNGMFGLNFATAPPSEEWGSVPRSNVVNNGEIYDFHNLTGRSAALSAPGSIPIPVAPLPDISPLIIQITPNNFEYNVINTQKNGFSEAISDLTHDNDLDSTFERQHSNESFIFLSYINRADAMGRSSDWQHEQQIEGDDAIVNLASVLREPSQYNIVSSDGYETLIPSRINDALLGNLTDDFRFV; from the coding sequence ATGCTTGATACTGCGGCAAGTACAAAATCGTTGCAAATTTACCAGACGAACGATAACGAGGCCGGCTATGCGTCCAAGGTCGCAGGCTCTCCCCCTCAATACTATATTGGGATTAATTTTACTGCCATTAATAAGCTGAAATTCATCTCGGAAACAGGTGTTTGGGTTCAACAGGATCCCAGGCTCACGCTCGCACACGAGCTGCTTCATTTTTCCACGGAAGCTCCCGACCCTCACAGCGCCGCCGGCCGCGATGTCCCCATGTCGGATGCCGAAGTGAGCGCCGCAGCAGATTTACGAGGCGATGCTACGCGCTTTCAGAGCGCGACCGCAACGTATCTAAACTTACCTAATTTGAGGCAAGCCTCTTATCTGGGGGCAATGTATAATACCGATACGCGATATACTTCTTTTAGTGAAGGATTTAGCTATTCTGAAGGAAATCTGATAGATAACGCAATTGTCGGAGACGGAACAATTGCGTCTGTAACGACTATTACTAATATTTTCGACCGAAGAGGGCACGCCACATATGTTAAAGATTTGATATTTGGATTGACGGGCGATGATACGATACATGGAGGAGACGGAAACGATTACCTTTATGGCGGCAGCGGGAACGATACAATCAACGGAGACGGTAATGATGACTTGATTTATGGCGGGGATGGTAACGACATTATTCATGGTGGAGATGGAAACGACAGAATTCTTGGCACCGAATTGGGACAATCAGATTCTTCTGGGCCACAGTATTCCGATACATTGTATGGCGATGATGGAGATGACATCATCTGGGGCGGCGGCGGTGCTGATTTTCTCTATGGGGGCGCCGATAACGACGAATTGAGCGGCGGTGATGGCGACGATACTCTCGATGGGGGGGACGGAAATGACCTGCTTTACGGTGGTGTTGGGAACGACATTCTCCGCGGAGGAGGCGATGCTGACATCCTAACAGGAGAGGGCGGGAATGATCTTCTTGTGGGCGGCAACGGAATCGACACACTGCTCGGAGGCGACGGTAAAGATATACTAATGCCAGGAAGCGACGATGCCGTCCTCGATGGCGGGACGGGAGATGACTGGTTTTGGTTCGATCGGGGCGTTGAGCGGCCCTTCGATCTAGTTACAGACTACACGATCAGCAATGGTGAAGCCGGCGATAGAATATTCTGGAATGGGTATGCTCTGATGGGGGGAGAATTCACAATTATTGAGGAGTATACACAGCCGCTTCCAGGGGGAGGGACATCGACAACTTCGATTGGCTCGTATCTCGGTGAACACGGAATTATATACAATTACAATCCGCTATTCTCAAATCTACAAATTATCCTGCCGACGAACGAAGTGATTTTGCTGCAAAACTTTACAAATGGAATGTTTGGATTGAATTTCGCTACTGCTCCCCCCTCCGAAGAGTGGGGTTCGGTGCCCCGAAGCAACGTTGTCAATAATGGAGAAATATACGATTTTCATAACCTCACGGGCCGGAGCGCTGCACTCTCTGCGCCCGGGTCCATTCCAATTCCGGTGGCTCCATTACCAGATATTTCGCCGTTAATTATTCAGATTACACCTAATAATTTTGAATATAATGTAATTAATACACAAAAAAATGGATTTTCTGAAGCTATTTCTGATCTAACTCATGATAATGATCTCGATAGTACATTCGAAAGACAACATTCGAACGAGTCATTTATTTTTCTATCGTATATCAATCGAGCGGACGCAATGGGCCGTTCGAGCGATTGGCAACATGAACAACAAATCGAGGGCGACGATGCCATCGTGAATCTTGCATCAGTATTACGAGAACCAAGTCAGTACAACATAGTTTCGTCTGATGGTTATGAAACTCTAATCCCGAGCCGTATTAATGATGCTCTATTGGGCAATCTAACCGACGATTTCCGTTTCGTGTAA
- a CDS encoding ABC transporter ATP-binding protein, with protein MTDPVLRVDNLTTSFRVGQDWLNVVNKVSFEIGPRETVAVVGESGSGKSVTALSIMRLLSPANSRTSGTIMFEGQNLLELPPKAMQALRGNRIGMIFQEPMTSLNPVLRIGRQITEVLQQHRGLSHGAAEAEAVRLLDKVRIPSAKSRLSEYPLSFSGGMRQRVVIAIALACEPKLLIADEPTTALDVTIQAQILELIKALQEEEGMSVLFITHDMGVVAEISDRTVVMYRGEAVETGTTQAIFSSASHPYTRALLSAVPQLGSMTGLPRPLRFPVVDLQTGAIAPVPATADTVKSETRPVLEVGNLVTRFDLKAGFFGRVSGRVHAVENVSFDLRQGETLSLVGESGCGKSTTGRSIIRLAQASGGAIRIDGRDVRGAGRTELAEIRRHAQMIFQDPFESLNPRIRIGAAIAEPIIAHGLGTARDVDARVADLLERVGLSSGMADRFPHEFSGGQRQRVCIARALALEPKLIVADEAVSALDVSVKAQVINLMLDLQERYGLAYLFISHDMAVVERVSHRVAVMYLGEIVEIGPRACVFENPQHAYTKRLIAAVPIADPTRRQLRRIGNDEIRSPVRPANYVPPQRSYREVAPGHFYQLPQ; from the coding sequence ATGACGGACCCCGTGCTTCGCGTCGACAATCTCACCACCTCCTTCCGCGTCGGCCAGGACTGGCTGAACGTCGTCAACAAGGTCAGCTTCGAGATCGGCCCGCGCGAAACCGTGGCCGTCGTCGGCGAGTCCGGCTCCGGCAAGAGCGTGACGGCGCTCTCGATCATGCGCCTGCTCTCCCCGGCCAATTCCCGCACCTCCGGCACAATCATGTTCGAGGGCCAAAACCTGCTCGAGCTGCCGCCCAAGGCGATGCAAGCGTTGCGCGGCAACCGCATCGGCATGATCTTCCAGGAGCCGATGACCTCGCTCAACCCGGTGCTCAGGATCGGGCGCCAGATCACCGAGGTGCTGCAGCAGCATCGCGGCCTGTCGCATGGCGCGGCCGAAGCCGAGGCCGTGCGCCTGCTCGACAAGGTGCGGATCCCCTCGGCGAAGTCGCGCTTGTCGGAATATCCGCTGAGCTTCTCCGGCGGCATGCGCCAGCGCGTCGTCATCGCCATCGCGCTCGCCTGCGAGCCCAAACTGCTCATCGCCGACGAGCCGACGACGGCGCTCGACGTCACGATCCAGGCGCAGATCCTGGAGCTGATCAAGGCGCTGCAGGAGGAAGAGGGCATGTCGGTCCTCTTCATCACCCATGACATGGGCGTGGTCGCCGAAATCTCCGACCGGACGGTGGTGATGTATCGCGGCGAGGCAGTCGAGACTGGCACGACGCAAGCCATCTTCTCCAGCGCCAGCCACCCCTATACACGCGCGCTGCTCTCGGCGGTGCCGCAGCTCGGCTCGATGACCGGCCTGCCGCGGCCGCTGCGCTTTCCCGTGGTCGACCTGCAGACGGGCGCAATCGCGCCTGTCCCGGCAACAGCGGATACGGTGAAGTCCGAGACCCGGCCGGTGCTGGAGGTCGGCAACCTCGTCACGCGCTTTGATCTGAAGGCGGGCTTCTTCGGGCGTGTCAGCGGACGGGTGCATGCGGTCGAGAACGTCTCCTTCGACCTGCGCCAGGGCGAGACCTTGTCGCTGGTCGGTGAATCCGGCTGCGGCAAGTCGACGACGGGTCGCTCGATCATCAGGCTGGCGCAGGCGAGCGGTGGTGCGATCCGGATCGACGGTCGCGACGTGCGCGGCGCCGGCAGGACAGAGCTCGCCGAAATCCGCCGCCATGCGCAGATGATCTTCCAGGATCCGTTCGAGAGCCTCAATCCGCGCATCCGCATCGGGGCCGCCATCGCCGAGCCGATCATCGCGCATGGGCTCGGCACCGCGCGGGACGTGGACGCCCGCGTCGCCGATCTGCTCGAACGCGTCGGGCTCTCCTCTGGGATGGCCGACCGCTTCCCGCATGAATTCTCCGGCGGCCAGCGCCAGCGCGTCTGTATTGCGCGCGCGCTGGCGCTCGAACCGAAGCTGATCGTCGCGGATGAAGCCGTCTCGGCGCTCGACGTCTCCGTCAAGGCGCAGGTGATCAACCTGATGCTGGATCTTCAGGAGCGCTATGGGCTGGCCTATCTCTTCATCTCGCACGACATGGCGGTGGTCGAACGCGTCAGCCATCGCGTCGCGGTGATGTATCTCGGCGAGATCGTCGAGATCGGCCCGCGCGCCTGCGTGTTCGAGAACCCGCAGCACGCCTATACGAAACGGCTGATCGCCGCGGTGCCGATCGCCGACCCGACCCGGCGCCAGCTGCGCCGCATCGGCAACGACGAGATCAGGAGCCCGGTCCGCCCCGCCAACTACGTGCCGCCCCAGCGCAGCTATCGCGAGGTCGCGCCCGGACATTTCTACCAGCTGCCGCAGTGA
- a CDS encoding ABC transporter permease: MSLDPQVRTSVHGPGAGGAHAGRSPLREMLAALLRDRLALTGVILVALLVLAAILAPLIAPQNPYDLSQLDIMDNRLRPGSRSMSGMLYLIGTDDQGRDLFSAILFGLRTSILVGLSSAAIALVIGAAIGLVSAYLGGRTDAVLMRIVDIQLSFPAILIALIFLAILGQGIDKIILALVVTQWAYYARTVRGSALVERRRAYVDAARAMALPDRSILFRHILPNCLPPLIVVATMRIAYAIMLEATLSFLGIGLPVTEPSLGLLIANGFEYLLSGDYWISVFPGLALLLLIVGVNLIGDGLRDILNPRREG; encoded by the coding sequence ATGAGCCTCGATCCCCAGGTACGGACCTCGGTTCACGGGCCGGGCGCTGGCGGCGCGCATGCCGGCCGCTCGCCTTTGCGCGAAATGCTCGCTGCCCTGCTGCGCGACAGGCTGGCGCTCACCGGCGTCATCCTCGTGGCGCTCCTGGTGCTTGCTGCGATCCTGGCGCCATTGATCGCGCCGCAGAACCCCTATGACCTGTCCCAGCTCGACATCATGGACAACCGCCTGCGGCCGGGCTCCCGCAGCATGAGCGGCATGCTCTACCTCATCGGCACGGATGATCAGGGCCGGGACCTGTTCAGCGCGATCTTGTTCGGCCTGCGCACCAGCATCCTGGTCGGCCTGTCGAGCGCTGCGATCGCGCTCGTCATCGGCGCCGCGATCGGCCTCGTCAGCGCCTATCTCGGCGGGCGCACGGACGCCGTGCTGATGCGCATCGTCGACATCCAGTTGAGCTTCCCCGCGATCCTGATCGCGCTGATCTTCCTCGCCATTCTCGGCCAGGGCATCGACAAGATCATCCTCGCTCTGGTCGTGACGCAATGGGCCTATTATGCGCGCACCGTGCGCGGCTCGGCCCTGGTCGAGCGCCGGCGCGCCTATGTCGACGCCGCGCGCGCCATGGCGCTGCCCGACCGCAGCATCCTGTTCCGCCATATCCTGCCCAACTGCCTGCCGCCGCTCATCGTCGTCGCGACCATGCGCATCGCCTATGCGATCATGCTGGAGGCGACGCTCTCCTTCCTCGGCATCGGCCTGCCCGTGACGGAGCCCTCGCTTGGCCTCTTGATCGCCAATGGCTTTGAATATCTCCTCTCCGGCGATTACTGGATCAGCGTCTTCCCCGGGCTTGCCCTGCTGCTGCTCATCGTCGGCGTCAACCTGATCGGCGACGGCTTGCGCGACATCCTCAATCCGCGCCGGGAGGGCTGA
- a CDS encoding LysR substrate-binding domain-containing protein: MVQLPSIQSLRAFEAAFRWQSYSRAGDELGLTHGAISHRIRDLEARTGHVLFQRVGNEMLPTDEARRLVLRVREALAILNEAFASPVSDRARRTIKLSVLPSFASRWLVPRLNLFRDAHPEIAIELDSRLDHAELGPSGVDAAIRYGPGGWPGLRAEPLARETLLAVCAPRYRERLQLVGAPDILRCVLLRHSWQPWAPWLRAAGLSLKQHDDGPSYADAGLLIDAAIAGEGVALARGILVKPEIAAGRLVALGDVRIRDEHAYHLVRPLGTSRLDPAIDVFRDWMVPLLRADALSVER; this comes from the coding sequence ATGGTCCAACTTCCCTCGATCCAGTCATTGCGCGCTTTTGAGGCCGCCTTCCGGTGGCAAAGCTATTCGCGCGCCGGCGACGAGCTCGGCCTGACGCATGGAGCCATCAGCCACCGCATCCGCGACCTCGAAGCCCGCACCGGACATGTGCTGTTCCAGCGCGTGGGCAACGAGATGCTGCCGACCGATGAGGCCCGCCGCCTCGTGCTGCGCGTGCGGGAGGCGCTCGCGATCTTGAACGAGGCCTTCGCCTCGCCCGTCAGTGACCGTGCGCGCCGGACGATCAAGCTGAGCGTGCTGCCCTCCTTTGCTTCGCGCTGGCTCGTGCCGCGCCTCAACCTGTTTCGCGATGCGCATCCCGAGATCGCCATCGAACTCGATTCCCGGCTCGATCATGCCGAGCTCGGCCCATCCGGCGTCGATGCGGCGATCCGCTACGGACCTGGGGGCTGGCCAGGGCTGCGCGCCGAGCCGCTGGCGCGCGAGACGCTGTTGGCGGTTTGCGCGCCGCGTTACCGGGAGCGGCTGCAACTCGTGGGCGCGCCGGACATCCTCCGCTGCGTGCTGTTGCGCCACAGCTGGCAGCCATGGGCGCCGTGGCTGCGCGCCGCCGGGCTGTCTCTGAAACAGCACGACGATGGACCCAGCTATGCCGATGCCGGCTTGCTGATCGACGCGGCGATCGCAGGCGAAGGCGTGGCCCTGGCGCGAGGGATTCTGGTGAAGCCGGAGATCGCGGCCGGCCGGCTCGTCGCCTTGGGGGATGTCAGGATCCGGGATGAGCATGCCTATCATCTGGTTCGCCCGCTCGGAACGAGCAGGCTCGACCCTGCCATCGATGTCTTCCGCGATTGGATGGTGCCGCTTCTGCGGGCCGATGCCCTGTCGGTGGAGCGCTGA